The proteins below are encoded in one region of Streptomyces roseirectus:
- a CDS encoding DUF4190 domain-containing protein: protein MPHLTAPATTPTTRRDPDGMAVASFVLGLVGLLALNLFLGPIAITLAAVALLRGTTRRGRALLGLTLGIADLVVLAAFMQADSTISWSL, encoded by the coding sequence ATGCCGCACCTCACCGCCCCCGCCACCACCCCCACGACCCGCCGGGACCCCGACGGCATGGCCGTGGCCTCCTTCGTCCTCGGCCTGGTCGGCCTGCTCGCCCTGAACCTCTTCCTGGGCCCCATCGCCATCACCCTCGCGGCCGTCGCCCTCCTCCGGGGCACCACCCGCCGGGGGCGAGCCCTCCTCGGCCTCACCCTCGGCATCGCCGACCTCGTGGTCCTCGCGGCGTTCATGCAGGCCGACTCGACGATCTCCTGGAGCCTGTGA
- a CDS encoding SDR family NAD(P)-dependent oxidoreductase, which yields MKRLEGHVALVTGGSRGIGAAVAVRLAEEGADVVVTYERRAEAAGEVVRRIEDAGRRGVAVQADCAVPEAPADAVEEAVSAFGRLDVLVNNAAVFPTGPIDAWKVDEVDRTLAVNVRAPFLAAQAAVRYMGRGGRIISVGSNVADRVPFPGLALYSMSKTALEGMTRGLARELGPRGITVNLLHPGPTDTDANPADGPNAGGIAGFTAVGRYAEPAEIAATVAHLAGPEGAFITGASIHVDGGFTG from the coding sequence ATGAAGCGACTTGAGGGACATGTGGCACTGGTCACGGGCGGCAGCCGGGGCATCGGGGCGGCCGTGGCGGTGCGGTTGGCGGAAGAAGGGGCCGACGTCGTCGTCACGTACGAGCGGCGGGCGGAGGCGGCCGGCGAGGTGGTGCGGCGGATCGAGGACGCGGGCCGGCGGGGGGTGGCGGTTCAGGCCGACTGCGCCGTGCCGGAGGCGCCGGCCGACGCCGTGGAGGAGGCCGTCTCCGCGTTCGGGCGGCTGGACGTGCTCGTCAACAACGCGGCCGTCTTTCCGACCGGGCCGATCGACGCGTGGAAGGTCGACGAGGTGGACCGGACCCTCGCCGTCAACGTCCGGGCGCCCTTCCTCGCCGCGCAGGCCGCCGTGCGGTACATGGGGCGGGGCGGGCGGATCATCAGCGTCGGGAGCAACGTCGCCGACCGGGTGCCGTTCCCGGGGCTGGCGCTGTACTCGATGAGCAAGACGGCGCTGGAGGGGATGACGCGGGGGCTGGCCAGGGAGCTGGGGCCGCGCGGGATCACCGTCAACCTGCTGCACCCGGGGCCGACCGACACGGACGCCAATCCGGCGGACGGGCCGAACGCGGGCGGTATCGCGGGGTTCACGGCGGTGGGGCGGTACGCGGAGCCGGCGGAGATCGCGGCGACGGTGGCGCATCTCGCGGGGCCGGAGGGGGCGTTCATCACCGGCGCGTCGATCCATGTGGACGGGGGGTTCACCGGCTGA